Proteins encoded within one genomic window of Cellulomonas flavigena DSM 20109:
- a CDS encoding DNRLRE domain-containing protein, producing the protein MPGLLPSFGVPESWRRRVPLTALVVAATLLGTGLAPAQGAPAPPVEPEAPEATAPVDGETLTAPDAVSAATIARLEGVPVEVLGERTADGSVFAMPDGTWAAGRSSGPVWVRTGGDGTAEDDWAAVDPTLEAADDGTLRPVAHPADVVVSGAVTEPDGLVDVVTLTTEDGTTSTITWDGPLPAPRVEGARVVYEDVRPSTDMVVDVTAAGVEQFFVLHEAPAEPEELALPVTIDVDGGEAVQLEDGSLEVRGPEGEVAVRGPQPMMWDATADADRVHPVTEPWQPLDVDVRRTPPAWLVDDEAKDAPAKAPKNAPAGKGPKAAAPAADLPHLDGDAPEAPQQPVMADQVEVEREVEVADGQVRIDLQPQAEFLTDPATVYPVVVDPELALNGGFDTYVQSNSSANLSTSTELLMGTWNGGSTVARSFVNFSIPPVHGKKVLDAHFVIYEHHAYSCQARNWQVWDTTPASDGTRWSAQPAWMGHYSTSSETRGYSSACPDGDVRANISALVQRWADAPSVSTVGVGLKAENEADSYGWKRFYSAESGAGPWVWVSYNSVPNVPTNLNVSPRSATAYNGVYWTNTLTPRLSATVSDPDGENLDSNFYLFRGAGAHVWGWGNGRASGFVTSGTQAVKDVPAGTLVDQETYFFMVAGSDWKHEGSPSARFTFGVDTVAPTAPVVTSSDYPDDNKWRRAPGDEGTFTITPSQADGSIVEYRWALDKAPDPNQKVAAVGGTTQSLKVKPTTAGRHVLQVQAVDRAGNVSPVRKYAFNVGLAGIVAPDEGTRVVRRVPIRVQAADGYRYVRYEWRRGPDSTDTYAVPLGDLTTSTGRAWTSTWQALPTGNAYTTWDAGTTLGHEGGPVQVRAQVSKSADGSSPQATQWVTLTVDPDADGAASAEVGPGSVNLLTGDHTLSVTDVDEFGISVVRTASSRETRAGIQLHGDRLPEAIREGNVATDIAQHSAAVTIDTQRFHAGTSSFKVTSKGAADSYASIYGDTGPIANNKLGLQAGRTYRISAWVYVPAATGLKPDSARGLGINVFWRVGTGAYSEPAGTAARTPMPTKTDRWQRVTTDVTIPAGATEAFARFYNGFAATNKPVYFDNVSIRETWSPFGKEWSLGTVDEWAGTAYTHVSRPYDEVAAVHLTGGGQIWFTSGDGQKWFPEPGAESLTLKPEGNGWRLTELDGTYSLFTRPGSSGDYFLKETSSTVADTEAQYVYETSTTGPGRLVRIIAPREPGVTGCTAATPAAGCKVLELEYATSTTAVGSSAGDYAGQVKAVHLWSADPGVASTRTTVARYAYDVSGRLEHVNDPRLARPLVTRYEYDSSGRVTIVKPAGEGEEPYRFTYGQGGAQKTGAGDWIDAGARLLKVTRASLVQGTTSTRGPDNTTTVVYNVPLTRGAGGPYDMNAAAIDTWAQQDGPTDGTAVFPPQVVPSVTTATATQPGKDGYGSATVHYLNASGLEVNTASPNAADGPVEGLVDTTEYDGKGRVVRTLDATNRLLALGKLPESAELGEWGITGTPAAIAQMLDTRTFYTADDLAVHATRGPAQRLAVGNDPDQQVTGHAAVRYAHDEGRPATVVASKLPTRERSGTIALGADVVTADFLDSTLTTYGYSPVDPAVAPTHPSSGWIHKQPTSVTVDAEGPEPLRATTVYDDRGRPIRSSKPGSTGADAGTTLSILYTAGTNAADAACGNRPEWAGQPCVTRYAGAVTGHDASRMPGQLSEKRVTEYNRFGTATLTTETANGQTRQTRTTVDAADRVTAVEISGSAGAGAAIARTTTTYDPLTGDVTRNASVDAAGNVVAAVRKEYDAFGRLVRYTDAHGGWTATEYDRYGQPVKVTDSIGTTRTYEYDRTVDPRGYVTLMTDSVAGEVRPVWGPDGQLKHQFLPGGVAMSVRYDAARVPVARTYTDSQGVVIWHDSVVENHRGQWVEHTSWTGTRTYEYDRYARLVGVNEAQFAGAECTTRRYGYDQRSNRVSFATATGGWREPCPGADIPATTTSTYDSASRLVSTSGGNGDAWRYDAFGRTTAMPTADGSGVASTSYFVNDLVASQEVPGVQKAVWTLDPLQRFSTQETFASVSGAWASSATQVIHYDGDGDEPGWVVEDATQPDKVTRWVEGADGQVAVQTGRTGEQVLQLVDLHGDVVGTVPIHDGAPLPSWQELSYVSYDEFGNPQPLSGGASSNAPPRYGWLGAAQRSADTPTGVVLMGVRLYHPGIGRFLQVDPVAGGSANAYDYCNADPVNCTDLGGTIAWGKVLGAVATIGEIASFIPGPIGAAAAGISAVAYAASGNKGKALEMGITAAAQLVGAGIGVRAAFKATSISAKVTQRAQAAASRVRSALKRGCSFVAGTLVRMADGSLRPIEDLQVGDLILAGNPETGETSPEPVITPLVSTGDKRLIALRFDGDVQAVVATDNHPYWVQDQGWVAAGDLLVGDTTVASDGSERVLVQIGDLGVFANQTVHNLHVAGQHTYYVTADEQQADQLVHNAGPAACDIAEGALRKHVKGTNEHRVASAADRRGKSVFFGLASARTIVAMAVRRGTPIGKSGRKIWRAPVVVGVTAGGRMTRTVIVQSSKRGWHGFPY; encoded by the coding sequence GTGCCCGGTCTGCTTCCCTCGTTCGGTGTGCCCGAGTCGTGGCGGCGTCGTGTCCCGCTGACGGCGCTCGTGGTGGCCGCCACGCTGCTGGGTACCGGCCTCGCGCCGGCACAGGGTGCGCCGGCGCCGCCAGTCGAGCCGGAGGCCCCCGAGGCGACGGCGCCGGTCGACGGTGAGACGCTCACCGCGCCCGACGCGGTGAGCGCCGCGACCATCGCGCGGCTCGAGGGTGTGCCGGTCGAGGTGCTCGGCGAGCGGACCGCGGACGGCTCGGTCTTCGCCATGCCCGACGGCACGTGGGCCGCGGGTCGCAGCAGCGGCCCGGTGTGGGTCCGCACCGGCGGCGACGGCACCGCCGAGGACGACTGGGCGGCCGTCGACCCCACGCTCGAGGCGGCCGACGACGGCACGCTGCGCCCGGTCGCGCACCCGGCCGACGTCGTCGTCTCCGGCGCCGTCACCGAGCCCGACGGGCTCGTGGACGTCGTCACCCTCACCACCGAGGACGGCACGACGTCCACGATCACGTGGGACGGGCCGCTGCCGGCCCCGCGCGTGGAGGGCGCGCGGGTCGTGTACGAGGACGTCCGGCCCAGCACCGACATGGTCGTCGACGTCACGGCCGCGGGTGTCGAGCAGTTCTTCGTGCTGCACGAGGCGCCCGCCGAGCCCGAGGAGCTCGCGCTGCCCGTGACGATCGACGTCGACGGCGGCGAGGCGGTGCAGCTCGAGGACGGGTCCCTCGAGGTCCGGGGACCCGAGGGCGAGGTGGCCGTGCGCGGCCCCCAGCCGATGATGTGGGACGCCACCGCCGACGCCGACCGGGTGCACCCCGTCACCGAGCCGTGGCAGCCGCTCGACGTCGACGTGCGCCGGACCCCGCCCGCCTGGCTCGTCGACGACGAGGCGAAGGACGCCCCGGCGAAGGCGCCGAAGAACGCGCCCGCCGGCAAGGGACCGAAGGCCGCCGCACCCGCAGCGGACCTGCCGCACCTCGACGGCGACGCGCCCGAGGCGCCGCAGCAGCCCGTCATGGCCGACCAGGTCGAGGTCGAGCGCGAGGTGGAGGTCGCCGACGGGCAGGTGCGCATCGACCTGCAGCCGCAGGCCGAGTTCCTCACCGACCCCGCGACGGTCTACCCCGTGGTGGTCGACCCCGAGCTCGCGCTGAACGGCGGGTTCGACACGTACGTCCAGTCGAACAGCTCGGCGAACCTGTCGACCAGCACCGAGCTGCTCATGGGCACGTGGAACGGTGGCAGCACCGTCGCCCGCAGCTTCGTCAACTTCTCCATCCCGCCGGTGCACGGCAAGAAGGTGCTCGACGCGCACTTCGTCATCTACGAGCACCACGCGTACTCGTGCCAGGCGCGGAACTGGCAGGTGTGGGACACCACCCCGGCCTCGGACGGCACGCGCTGGAGCGCGCAGCCGGCGTGGATGGGGCACTACTCGACGTCGTCGGAGACGCGCGGGTACTCGTCGGCCTGCCCGGACGGCGACGTCCGCGCGAACATCTCCGCCCTCGTCCAGCGGTGGGCCGACGCGCCGTCGGTCTCGACCGTGGGCGTGGGTCTCAAGGCGGAGAACGAGGCGGACTCCTACGGCTGGAAGAGGTTCTACTCCGCGGAGTCCGGCGCCGGTCCCTGGGTGTGGGTCAGCTACAACTCGGTGCCGAACGTGCCGACCAACCTCAACGTCTCGCCGCGCAGCGCGACGGCGTACAACGGCGTCTACTGGACGAACACGCTGACGCCGCGGCTGTCGGCCACGGTCAGCGACCCCGACGGGGAGAACCTCGACTCGAACTTCTACCTGTTCCGCGGTGCCGGCGCCCACGTGTGGGGCTGGGGCAACGGCCGCGCGTCGGGCTTCGTCACCAGCGGGACCCAGGCCGTCAAGGACGTGCCGGCCGGCACGCTCGTCGACCAGGAGACGTACTTCTTCATGGTCGCGGGCAGCGACTGGAAGCACGAGGGCAGCCCGTCGGCGCGCTTCACGTTCGGCGTCGACACCGTCGCTCCGACCGCCCCGGTCGTCACGTCGTCGGACTACCCGGACGACAACAAGTGGCGCAGGGCGCCCGGGGACGAGGGCACGTTCACGATCACGCCGTCCCAGGCCGACGGGTCGATCGTCGAGTACCGGTGGGCGCTGGACAAGGCGCCGGACCCCAACCAGAAGGTCGCCGCCGTCGGCGGCACGACGCAGAGCCTGAAGGTCAAGCCCACGACCGCCGGGCGTCACGTGCTGCAGGTCCAGGCGGTCGACCGCGCCGGGAACGTCTCACCCGTGCGCAAGTACGCGTTCAACGTCGGCCTCGCCGGCATCGTCGCGCCGGACGAGGGGACGCGTGTCGTGCGGCGCGTGCCGATCCGCGTGCAGGCGGCGGACGGGTACCGGTACGTCAGGTACGAGTGGCGGCGCGGGCCGGACTCGACCGACACGTACGCCGTGCCGCTGGGCGACCTGACGACGTCCACCGGGCGTGCGTGGACGAGCACGTGGCAGGCGCTGCCGACCGGCAACGCGTACACGACGTGGGACGCGGGTACGACGCTCGGGCACGAGGGCGGGCCCGTCCAGGTGCGGGCACAGGTGTCGAAGTCGGCCGACGGCTCCAGCCCGCAGGCCACCCAGTGGGTGACCCTCACGGTCGACCCCGACGCGGACGGCGCGGCGTCGGCGGAGGTCGGCCCCGGGTCGGTCAACCTGCTCACGGGCGACCACACGCTGTCCGTCACGGACGTCGACGAGTTCGGCATCTCGGTCGTACGGACCGCGTCGTCGCGCGAGACGCGGGCCGGCATCCAGCTCCACGGCGACCGGCTGCCGGAGGCGATCCGCGAGGGCAACGTCGCCACCGACATCGCGCAGCACAGCGCCGCCGTGACGATCGACACGCAGCGGTTCCACGCGGGGACGTCGTCGTTCAAGGTGACGTCGAAGGGCGCGGCGGACTCGTACGCGTCGATCTACGGCGACACCGGCCCCATCGCGAACAACAAGCTCGGGCTGCAGGCCGGGCGCACCTACCGCATCTCCGCGTGGGTGTACGTGCCGGCCGCCACGGGGCTGAAGCCCGACTCCGCGCGCGGTCTGGGGATCAACGTCTTCTGGCGCGTCGGCACGGGCGCCTACAGCGAGCCCGCGGGGACCGCCGCCCGCACGCCGATGCCGACGAAGACCGACCGCTGGCAGCGGGTGACCACCGACGTCACGATCCCCGCCGGCGCCACCGAGGCGTTCGCGCGCTTCTACAACGGGTTCGCCGCGACCAACAAGCCGGTGTACTTCGACAACGTCTCCATCCGCGAGACGTGGTCGCCGTTCGGCAAGGAGTGGTCGCTCGGCACGGTCGACGAGTGGGCGGGCACGGCGTACACGCACGTCTCGCGCCCGTACGACGAGGTCGCGGCCGTGCACCTCACGGGCGGTGGCCAGATCTGGTTCACGTCCGGCGACGGCCAGAAGTGGTTCCCGGAGCCGGGGGCCGAGAGCCTGACCCTGAAGCCCGAGGGCAACGGGTGGCGGCTGACCGAGCTCGACGGCACGTACAGCCTGTTCACCCGACCCGGGTCGTCCGGCGACTACTTCCTCAAGGAGACGTCGAGCACCGTTGCCGACACCGAGGCGCAGTACGTCTACGAGACCTCGACCACGGGGCCGGGACGGCTGGTGCGCATCATCGCGCCACGTGAGCCCGGGGTGACCGGCTGCACGGCCGCCACGCCCGCCGCCGGGTGCAAGGTGCTGGAGCTGGAGTACGCGACGTCGACGACCGCGGTCGGGTCGTCGGCCGGTGACTACGCCGGACAGGTCAAGGCCGTCCACCTGTGGTCGGCCGACCCGGGAGTCGCGAGCACCCGGACCACGGTCGCCCGGTACGCGTACGACGTGTCGGGCCGGTTGGAGCACGTCAACGACCCGCGGCTCGCGCGCCCGCTGGTCACCAGGTACGAGTACGACAGCAGCGGCCGCGTCACGATCGTGAAGCCGGCCGGCGAGGGCGAGGAGCCGTACCGGTTCACGTACGGGCAGGGCGGCGCGCAGAAGACCGGCGCGGGCGACTGGATCGACGCGGGTGCGCGCCTGCTGAAGGTGACGCGCGCGAGCCTCGTCCAGGGCACGACGAGCACGCGGGGGCCGGACAACACCACGACGGTCGTCTACAACGTGCCGCTGACGCGCGGCGCGGGCGGGCCGTACGACATGAACGCAGCGGCCATCGACACGTGGGCCCAGCAGGACGGCCCCACGGACGGCACGGCGGTGTTCCCGCCGCAGGTGGTGCCGAGCGTGACGACCGCGACGGCGACCCAACCCGGCAAGGACGGGTACGGGTCCGCGACGGTGCACTACCTCAACGCGTCCGGGCTCGAGGTCAACACGGCGTCCCCGAACGCGGCGGACGGCCCCGTCGAGGGCCTGGTCGACACGACCGAGTACGACGGCAAGGGCCGCGTCGTCCGGACGCTCGACGCGACGAACCGCCTGCTCGCCCTGGGCAAGCTCCCGGAGTCGGCCGAGCTCGGCGAGTGGGGCATCACCGGGACACCCGCCGCGATCGCGCAGATGCTCGACACCCGCACCTTCTACACGGCGGACGACCTGGCGGTGCACGCCACCCGTGGGCCCGCCCAGCGGCTGGCGGTGGGCAACGACCCGGACCAGCAGGTCACCGGGCACGCGGCGGTGCGTTACGCCCACGACGAGGGGCGGCCGGCGACCGTCGTCGCGTCGAAGCTCCCGACGCGCGAGCGCTCCGGGACGATCGCCCTGGGGGCGGACGTCGTCACGGCGGACTTCCTCGACAGCACCCTGACGACGTACGGCTACTCGCCGGTCGACCCGGCCGTGGCGCCGACCCACCCGTCGTCGGGCTGGATCCACAAGCAGCCGACGAGCGTGACCGTCGACGCGGAGGGACCGGAGCCGCTGCGTGCCACGACCGTGTACGACGACCGTGGTCGGCCGATCCGGTCGTCGAAGCCGGGCTCCACCGGCGCCGACGCAGGCACGACCCTGTCGATCCTCTACACCGCGGGCACGAATGCGGCCGACGCGGCGTGCGGCAACCGTCCCGAGTGGGCCGGTCAGCCGTGCGTCACCCGGTATGCCGGCGCGGTCACGGGGCACGACGCGTCGCGCATGCCCGGGCAGCTCTCGGAGAAGCGCGTCACGGAGTACAACCGCTTCGGTACCGCCACGCTGACCACGGAGACCGCGAACGGCCAGACCCGTCAGACGCGGACGACGGTGGACGCGGCGGACCGCGTCACGGCCGTGGAGATCTCCGGCAGCGCGGGTGCCGGGGCGGCCATCGCGCGGACGACCACGACGTACGACCCGCTGACGGGCGACGTGACGCGCAACGCGTCCGTGGACGCCGCGGGCAACGTGGTCGCCGCGGTGCGCAAGGAGTACGACGCGTTCGGGCGGCTCGTGCGCTACACCGACGCCCACGGCGGGTGGACCGCCACCGAGTACGACCGGTACGGCCAGCCGGTGAAGGTCACGGACTCGATCGGCACCACCCGGACGTACGAGTACGACCGCACGGTCGACCCGCGCGGCTACGTCACGCTGATGACCGACTCGGTCGCCGGCGAGGTGCGCCCGGTGTGGGGTCCGGACGGCCAGCTCAAGCACCAGTTCCTGCCCGGTGGCGTCGCCATGTCGGTGAGGTACGACGCCGCCCGGGTGCCGGTCGCCCGCACGTACACCGACTCGCAGGGCGTGGTCATCTGGCACGACTCCGTGGTGGAGAACCACCGGGGTCAGTGGGTCGAGCACACGTCGTGGACGGGGACGCGGACGTACGAGTACGACCGGTACGCGCGTCTCGTCGGCGTGAACGAGGCCCAGTTCGCCGGGGCGGAGTGCACGACCCGGAGGTACGGGTACGACCAGCGCTCCAACCGGGTGTCGTTCGCGACCGCGACCGGCGGATGGCGCGAGCCCTGCCCTGGTGCGGACATCCCCGCCACGACGACGTCCACCTACGACTCGGCGAGCCGGCTCGTGTCGACGTCCGGCGGCAACGGCGACGCATGGCGGTACGACGCGTTCGGTCGTACGACGGCCATGCCGACGGCGGACGGGTCGGGTGTGGCGTCGACGTCGTACTTCGTGAACGACCTGGTGGCCTCGCAGGAGGTGCCGGGTGTGCAGAAGGCCGTGTGGACGCTGGACCCGTTGCAGCGGTTCTCCACGCAGGAGACGTTCGCGTCGGTCAGCGGGGCGTGGGCGAGCTCGGCGACGCAGGTGATCCACTACGACGGCGACGGTGACGAGCCGGGCTGGGTCGTGGAGGACGCGACGCAGCCGGACAAGGTGACGCGCTGGGTGGAGGGTGCTGACGGGCAGGTCGCGGTGCAGACCGGTCGGACCGGTGAGCAGGTGCTGCAGCTGGTGGACCTGCACGGGGACGTGGTCGGCACGGTGCCGATTCATGACGGTGCGCCGTTGCCGTCGTGGCAGGAGCTGTCGTACGTGTCGTACGACGAGTTCGGTAACCCGCAGCCGTTGAGCGGGGGTGCGTCGTCGAACGCGCCGCCGCGGTACGGGTGGTTGGGCGCGGCGCAGCGTTCGGCGGACACCCCGACCGGTGTGGTGCTGATGGGGGTGCGGCTGTACCACCCGGGCATCGGGCGGTTCTTGCAGGTCGACCCTGTCGCTGGGGGTAGTGCGAACGCGTACGACTACTGCAACGCCGACCCGGTGAACTGCACGGACCTGGGCGGGACGATCGCCTGGGGCAAGGTGCTGGGTGCGGTGGCGACGATCGGGGAGATCGCCTCGTTCATCCCCGGGCCGATCGGTGCGGCAGCGGCGGGTATCTCCGCTGTCGCGTACGCGGCCAGTGGGAACAAGGGCAAGGCCCTGGAGATGGGGATCACCGCCGCGGCTCAGCTGGTCGGGGCGGGGATCGGGGTGCGGGCGGCGTTCAAGGCGACGTCGATCTCGGCGAAGGTGACCCAGCGTGCGCAGGCCGCGGCCTCGCGGGTGCGCAGCGCGCTGAAGCGTGGGTGCTCGTTCGTGGCGGGCACGTTGGTGCGGATGGCCGACGGGTCCTTGCGTCCCATCGAGGACCTGCAGGTCGGTGACCTGATCCTCGCGGGGAACCCCGAGACGGGTGAGACGTCGCCCGAGCCGGTCATCACCCCGCTGGTCTCGACCGGTGACAAGCGTCTGATCGCGTTGCGGTTCGACGGTGACGTCCAGGCCGTGGTCGCCACGGACAACCACCCGTACTGGGTGCAGGATCAGGGGTGGGTCGCCGCCGGTGACCTGCTCGTCGGTGACACCACCGTGGCCTCCGACGGCAGCGAACGTGTCCTGGTCCAGATCGGCGACCTGGGCGTGTTCGCGAACCAGACCGTGCACAACCTGCACGTCGCGGGGCAGCACACGTACTACGTCACGGCCGACGAGCAGCAGGCCGACCAGCTCGTCCACAACGCCGGGCCCGCTGCATGCGACATCGCAGAGGGCGCGCTGAGAAAGCACGTCAAGGGCACGAATGAGCATCGCGTTGCGTCCGCAGCAGACCGCCGAGGTAAGTCCGTATTCTTCGGGTTGGCGAGCGCGCGTACGATCGTCGCCATGGCCGTGCGACGAGGGACTCCGATCGGCAAGAGTGGCCGCAAGATCTGGCGCGCCCCGGTCGTGGTCGGCGTGACGGCAGGCGGGAGGATGACTCGTACCGTTATCGTGCAATCCTCCAAGAGAGGTTGGCATGGGTTCCCTTATTGA
- the purB gene encoding adenylosuccinate lyase, whose amino-acid sequence MPLDDAPATRVPLADVTPAIALGPLDGRYRPAVAPLVDHLSEAALNRARVEVEVEWVVHLTSHAVVPGAPELAPDEQQYLRDVVATFGAAEVAELAEIERTTVHDVKAVEYFLKRRIAAAPDALRADTVLPRVNELVHFALTSEDVNNLSYALMVRGAVRDVWFPAAVALADEVAALAAQHASVPMLALTHGQPATPTTLGKELAVLAHRLRRQLTRIAGDEYLGKLNGATGTYGAHLAAVPDADWQVVSRTFVEHLGLTWNPLTTQIESHDWQAELYADVARFNRVLHNLATDVWTYISRGVFTQIPVAGATGSSTMPHKVNPIRFENAEANLEISCALLDTLASTLVTSRLQRDLTDSTTQRNIGPAFGHSLLAIDNVRRGLRALAVDDAMLARELDANWEVLGEAVQSAMRAASVAGVPGMDNPYERLKELTRGHRLTAQDMRDFVDSLGLPADVTERLRNLSPATYTGLASSLVAHLD is encoded by the coding sequence ATGCCGCTCGACGACGCCCCCGCCACCCGCGTCCCCCTCGCCGACGTCACGCCCGCCATCGCGCTGGGCCCGCTCGACGGCCGCTACCGCCCGGCGGTCGCGCCGCTGGTGGACCACCTGTCGGAGGCGGCGCTCAACCGGGCGCGCGTCGAGGTCGAGGTCGAGTGGGTCGTCCACCTCACGTCGCACGCCGTGGTGCCGGGCGCGCCGGAGCTCGCACCCGACGAGCAGCAGTACCTGCGGGACGTCGTGGCGACGTTCGGCGCCGCGGAGGTCGCCGAGCTCGCGGAGATCGAGCGCACGACGGTGCACGACGTGAAGGCCGTGGAGTACTTCCTCAAGCGCCGTATCGCCGCCGCGCCGGACGCGCTGCGCGCCGACACCGTGCTGCCGCGGGTCAACGAGCTCGTGCACTTCGCGCTCACGAGCGAGGACGTCAACAACCTGTCGTACGCGCTCATGGTGCGCGGCGCGGTGCGTGACGTGTGGTTCCCGGCAGCCGTCGCGCTGGCGGACGAGGTCGCGGCACTGGCCGCGCAGCACGCGTCGGTCCCCATGCTGGCGCTCACGCACGGGCAGCCGGCGACGCCGACGACGCTCGGCAAGGAGCTCGCGGTGCTGGCCCACCGCCTGCGCCGCCAGCTCACGCGCATCGCGGGCGACGAGTACCTGGGCAAGCTCAACGGCGCGACGGGCACGTACGGCGCGCACCTGGCGGCCGTGCCGGACGCGGACTGGCAGGTCGTGTCGCGCACGTTCGTCGAGCACCTCGGCCTGACGTGGAACCCGCTGACCACGCAGATCGAGTCGCACGACTGGCAGGCCGAGCTGTACGCGGACGTCGCGCGCTTCAACCGGGTGCTGCACAACCTGGCGACCGACGTGTGGACGTACATCAGTCGCGGTGTCTTCACGCAGATCCCGGTCGCGGGCGCGACCGGGTCGTCGACGATGCCCCACAAGGTCAACCCGATCCGCTTCGAGAACGCCGAGGCGAACCTCGAGATCTCCTGCGCGCTGCTCGACACCCTCGCCTCCACCCTGGTGACGAGCCGCCTGCAGCGCGACCTCACGGACTCCACGACGCAGCGCAACATCGGGCCCGCGTTCGGGCACTCGCTGCTGGCGATCGACAACGTCCGCCGGGGCCTGCGGGCCCTCGCGGTGGACGACGCGATGCTGGCGCGCGAGCTCGACGCCAACTGGGAGGTGCTGGGCGAGGCCGTGCAGTCGGCGATGCGCGCGGCGTCCGTCGCGGGGGTCCCGGGCATGGACAACCCCTACGAGCGGCTCAAGGAGCTGACGCGCGGTCACCGCCTCACCGCGCAGGACATGCGCGACTTCGTCGACTCCCTCGGGCTGCCCGCCGACGTCACGGAGCGGCTGCGAAACCTCTCGCCCGCGACGTACACCGGACTCGCGTCGTCGCTGGTCGCCCACTTGGACTAG